Proteins from one Gimesia maris genomic window:
- a CDS encoding PSD1 and planctomycete cytochrome C domain-containing protein, whose amino-acid sequence MESPRQCLQMNAVSLPGISKFLQPLTCLFVLLSAAYLTAGETPDAADEQFTLKVLPLLQTKCFGCHGTDPQDIRGEYNMLSRAGLLAGGESGEPSLIPGNPEQSSLYQAVLWEGLEMPPKENDRLTDEETKQIRQWIAAGAPWPSLERQTQIHKSAAAVAVKEDGRIVSTSGGTSAEWTNRRYQPADLWAFEQVRPASDLLPEEVSANAAIDYFINQKLVEADLSPAAEASPRQLIIRASYDLTGLPPAPSEIDDFIAAYSRDTEQAWEALIDRLLASPRYGEHWGRHWLDVTRYADTGGMSNDFERSNMWRYRDYVIRAFNNDKPYQEFIIEQLAGDELADRSVAKRTGGDRKTVHQAQLAGKYTDQEAEWIIATGFLRLGPWDNAMVEPDAARQMYLDDLVNITGQTFLAQTLRCCKCHDHKFDPIPTRDYYRIYAAFSPTHMAERPVPLLSCENRDGFENGKAHVERMLQFAVQEKNRLIQKREDAARAWFREHDLPYKNEAERRDLPDDKKPPRHVGLDHVEQGQLKVREQDEWIWTRRLERYQPMAQSVFNAERYTMPWNGARKLRIKRKPAKQKVVNHILTGGALEARGDVVQPGVLSAVSIPADSSTANSGLITAATEGRRTELARRIAHPDNGLTTRAIVNRIWQYHFGTGLAANANNFGAKGAKPTHPELLDWLAGDFVMHGWRIKRLHRQIMLSEVYRRSSIPVDSQQLTQTDPNNRLLSCFPRRRLSAEELRDGILKITGELVQSAGGVPVMPEINMEVALQPRMIQFSLAPAYQPSPTPAERNRRTIYSYHVRGQADPFTELFNQPNPNESCELRESAAVTPQVFTLLNSDQMIDRSIAFALRLQQEHATLPEQVNRAFRLALGRSASEQERSRLKQYVTDMREYHADVVPEPNRYPQTITRSLVEEFSGQPFEYQEILPVFTHYLSDKKPADVSTETRALADLCLLLFNSNEFMYVE is encoded by the coding sequence ATGGAAAGCCCTAGGCAATGCCTGCAGATGAATGCTGTGAGTCTCCCGGGAATCTCAAAATTCCTGCAACCTTTGACCTGCCTTTTCGTTCTCCTGTCGGCAGCATATTTAACTGCTGGCGAGACTCCCGATGCAGCAGACGAACAGTTCACACTCAAGGTCCTGCCCCTGCTGCAGACCAAGTGCTTTGGCTGTCATGGTACAGATCCCCAGGACATTCGCGGTGAATACAATATGTTATCCCGCGCAGGATTGCTGGCGGGAGGCGAATCGGGAGAGCCCTCGCTGATTCCCGGAAATCCTGAACAGAGCTCGCTGTACCAGGCTGTTCTCTGGGAAGGCCTGGAGATGCCTCCCAAGGAAAATGACCGTCTGACAGACGAGGAAACGAAACAGATCCGCCAATGGATCGCAGCCGGTGCCCCGTGGCCCAGTCTCGAGAGACAGACTCAGATTCACAAATCTGCAGCCGCTGTCGCCGTTAAAGAAGATGGGCGAATCGTCTCCACCAGCGGGGGAACTTCTGCGGAATGGACCAATCGACGTTATCAACCGGCAGACCTATGGGCTTTTGAGCAAGTCAGACCCGCCTCTGATCTGTTGCCTGAGGAAGTTTCCGCGAACGCAGCCATAGATTATTTCATCAATCAGAAACTGGTTGAGGCAGATCTTTCCCCTGCAGCGGAAGCGTCACCGCGTCAGCTGATCATCCGTGCCTCGTATGACTTGACCGGCTTGCCCCCTGCTCCTTCTGAAATCGATGACTTTATCGCCGCTTACTCCCGGGATACAGAGCAGGCCTGGGAAGCACTCATCGACCGCCTGCTGGCAAGTCCGCGTTACGGAGAACACTGGGGGCGTCACTGGCTGGACGTAACCCGCTATGCTGACACGGGGGGAATGTCGAACGACTTTGAACGCTCCAATATGTGGCGTTATCGGGACTATGTCATTCGTGCCTTCAATAATGATAAACCATATCAGGAATTCATTATCGAACAACTGGCCGGAGACGAACTGGCCGACAGGTCCGTGGCAAAGCGAACCGGTGGTGACCGGAAGACGGTGCATCAAGCCCAGCTAGCGGGTAAGTATACCGACCAGGAAGCCGAGTGGATTATCGCGACCGGGTTTCTGCGTCTGGGACCCTGGGACAATGCGATGGTCGAACCGGACGCAGCCCGGCAGATGTACCTGGACGATCTTGTAAATATCACCGGACAGACTTTCCTGGCACAGACCCTTCGCTGCTGTAAGTGTCACGATCACAAGTTTGATCCAATTCCCACCCGCGATTATTACCGGATTTACGCCGCCTTCTCCCCAACACACATGGCGGAGCGTCCCGTCCCTCTACTCTCCTGCGAAAACCGGGACGGCTTTGAAAATGGGAAAGCGCATGTGGAGCGCATGCTGCAGTTCGCCGTCCAGGAGAAGAACCGGCTCATTCAAAAACGGGAAGACGCGGCACGTGCCTGGTTCAGGGAACATGATCTGCCCTACAAGAATGAAGCAGAACGACGTGATCTCCCCGACGACAAAAAACCGCCCCGACACGTGGGTCTGGATCACGTCGAGCAGGGACAACTCAAGGTCCGCGAACAGGATGAGTGGATCTGGACCCGCCGACTCGAACGGTATCAGCCCATGGCACAAAGTGTCTTTAACGCAGAGCGTTATACCATGCCCTGGAACGGCGCTCGTAAGCTGCGTATCAAACGCAAGCCAGCGAAACAGAAGGTCGTCAATCATATTCTGACAGGGGGTGCCCTGGAGGCCCGCGGCGATGTCGTACAGCCGGGTGTACTCAGTGCCGTTTCTATCCCGGCCGACAGCTCCACTGCGAATTCCGGCCTGATAACCGCAGCCACCGAGGGGCGGCGGACGGAACTGGCCCGCCGGATCGCTCACCCCGATAATGGTTTGACGACGCGTGCCATTGTGAATCGAATCTGGCAGTATCATTTCGGAACCGGCCTGGCCGCGAATGCAAACAACTTTGGTGCCAAGGGAGCCAAACCGACTCACCCTGAACTGCTGGACTGGCTGGCTGGTGATTTTGTAATGCATGGCTGGCGCATTAAACGCCTCCATCGTCAGATCATGCTGTCCGAAGTCTATCGGCGGAGTTCCATCCCGGTTGACTCACAGCAACTGACTCAGACAGACCCGAATAATCGACTCCTTTCCTGCTTTCCACGCCGACGTCTGAGTGCAGAAGAACTGCGCGACGGAATCCTGAAAATCACCGGCGAACTGGTACAATCCGCGGGAGGAGTCCCCGTTATGCCGGAAATCAACATGGAGGTCGCGCTGCAGCCGCGAATGATTCAGTTCTCTCTGGCTCCCGCATATCAGCCATCACCCACGCCGGCAGAACGGAATCGACGCACAATTTACTCCTACCATGTTCGTGGCCAGGCCGATCCGTTTACGGAACTGTTCAACCAACCGAATCCCAATGAGTCCTGTGAACTGCGTGAATCAGCGGCGGTCACTCCCCAGGTATTTACCCTGCTCAATAGTGACCAGATGATTGATCGTTCCATCGCATTCGCCTTGAGACTGCAGCAGGAACACGCGACACTTCCCGAACAGGTTAACCGGGCCTTTCGCCTGGCACTGGGACGATCTGCTTCGGAGCAGGAACGGAGTCGACTCAAGCAGTATGTCACGGACATGAGGGAATATCATGCGGATGTGGTTCCTGAACCAAACCGTTACCCCCAGACAATTACGCGTTCGCTGGTCGAAGAGTTTTCGGGTCAGCCTTTCGAATACCAGGAAATCCTGCCTGTCTTCACCCACTACCTGTCAGACAAAAAACCGGCAGATGTTTCCACAGAGACACGGGCGCTGGCAGATCTCTGCCTGTTATTGTTCAATTCTAACGAGTTCATGTACGTAGAATAG
- a CDS encoding LamG-like jellyroll fold domain-containing protein — MVDVNEIDSLLLEWECGTLDDQGIEHLRTLLKTNSAARSRFIQMQLLTTALHQEADTGATEIDTNSAPVGTTVIPAVQPRFRQTRAWNQLAVSLLLFTVCLLTGWILYRETGSPLTQSVPPSMPSQRDPAAEATSEGVALLTRLVDVRWPDSQPQIEVGQALPRGSFQFDEGHAQIEFLCGATLIVEGPAHIELQSPTQARVHKGRLRAHVPPAARGFTLQMDDLTVVDLGTEFGLAVSDAGTDVEVFDGEVELHDPSSRIQRLTTGQALVLTDGGEYREKKPEPEKFLDISSLEVKDQQLQSARYERWRAWSKALRKDSRLIAYYSFAEPGDWERRLVCNTLPLEKDLDGAIVGAREVPGRWDAKRALEFKQPADRVRVQIPGEYESLTFAAWVKIDSLDRWYNSLFLTDSYDKGEPHWQILDTGQLYFSIRPVDRGEKGPTDFKALSPPFWNPSLNGKWIHLAVTCDLATSTITHYLNGTILSRHKVPPEQLPATTRFGAASIGNWSSPTLPGQRFAIRNLNGALDELILFSSALSPEEIQEIYQHGKP; from the coding sequence ATGGTTGATGTCAACGAGATCGACTCACTGTTGCTCGAATGGGAATGTGGTACGCTTGACGACCAGGGCATCGAACATTTGCGCACCTTGCTCAAGACGAATTCCGCAGCCCGCAGCCGCTTTATCCAGATGCAGCTGTTAACGACGGCCCTGCACCAGGAAGCTGATACCGGAGCAACAGAAATCGACACAAATTCAGCTCCGGTCGGAACTACTGTAATTCCAGCAGTCCAGCCACGTTTCCGGCAGACGCGTGCCTGGAATCAACTGGCTGTATCCCTGCTGCTGTTCACGGTCTGCCTGTTGACGGGCTGGATTTTATATCGGGAGACAGGCAGTCCATTAACACAATCGGTGCCCCCCTCGATGCCGAGCCAGCGTGACCCGGCTGCTGAAGCAACTTCTGAAGGTGTCGCACTTTTGACGCGACTGGTTGATGTGCGCTGGCCTGACTCGCAGCCCCAGATCGAGGTGGGACAGGCACTCCCGCGCGGTTCGTTTCAGTTTGATGAGGGACACGCCCAGATCGAGTTTCTCTGTGGAGCCACCCTGATTGTAGAAGGACCGGCGCACATTGAGCTGCAATCTCCGACTCAGGCGCGTGTTCACAAAGGCAGGCTCCGAGCCCATGTTCCTCCGGCAGCGCGTGGTTTCACACTGCAAATGGATGACCTGACGGTGGTGGACCTCGGAACCGAATTCGGGCTTGCTGTTTCTGATGCCGGTACTGATGTCGAAGTCTTTGACGGCGAAGTCGAACTACACGATCCTTCCAGCAGAATACAACGCTTGACGACTGGGCAGGCACTGGTCCTGACTGACGGAGGAGAATATCGAGAGAAGAAACCGGAACCGGAGAAATTTCTCGATATCTCTTCTCTGGAAGTCAAAGACCAACAGCTTCAGTCTGCCCGCTATGAAAGGTGGCGCGCCTGGTCAAAGGCGCTGCGTAAAGATTCGCGGCTGATCGCTTATTACTCGTTTGCAGAACCGGGGGACTGGGAACGGCGTCTCGTCTGCAATACACTTCCGCTTGAAAAGGATCTCGATGGTGCCATCGTCGGAGCACGCGAAGTCCCCGGCCGCTGGGATGCCAAACGGGCATTGGAATTCAAACAGCCTGCAGATCGTGTCCGTGTTCAGATTCCCGGCGAGTACGAGTCACTCACCTTTGCAGCCTGGGTTAAGATCGACAGCCTCGACCGCTGGTACAACTCCCTGTTCCTGACGGACAGCTACGATAAGGGAGAACCCCACTGGCAGATTCTGGATACCGGTCAGCTTTACTTCTCAATTCGTCCGGTCGATCGCGGCGAAAAAGGGCCGACCGATTTCAAAGCCTTATCCCCCCCGTTCTGGAACCCTTCGCTGAACGGGAAATGGATTCACCTGGCCGTAACCTGTGATCTCGCGACGAGTACGATCACTCACTATCTGAACGGCACCATTCTGAGCAGGCACAAAGTACCGCCGGAACAACTACCTGCAACAACCCGCTTCGGAGCAGCCTCTATCGGGAACTGGTCATCGCCAACACTCCCCGGTCAGCGTTTCGCGATCCGCAATCTGAATGGTGCGCTGGACGAGTTAATTCTCTTCTCCAGCGCCTTATCACCAGAAGAGATTCAGGAGATCTACCAACATGGAAAGCCCTAG
- a CDS encoding dihydrolipoyl dehydrogenase family protein, giving the protein MTMQFDILILGSGPAATRIAEQCAERYQVAVIDSQEIGGTCALHGCNPKKVLVHAAELVDRTRRSKGQLIDDNSRASINWSQLIAFKETFTKPVTSQKTKKFKKKNISIFQGEARFTGLKTIEVDGAELEGEKIVICTGARPAPLKITGEDLITHSDQFLQCNRLPAELIFIGGGYISFEFAHVAQRAGSAVTVMDHNEQPLSGFEPSLVERLVDYSRTLGIEFALSSNVQSLVKNKNRKLQLTAKQKGMQKEYFADMVVHGAGRVPATEGLDLEQAAVEYDEKGIKVNQFMQSISNAHIYAAGDVVDTDQPKLTPVANQQAYTVVKNIIEGNHATPDYGVVPRVLFSVPQLASVGMDEAQASEAGYDFKVQTDDMSSWGSLRKVGVTCAAYKILIERQTDQVLGAHLLAPDAAETINLFALGMKFRLTATDLKSVLFAFPTSASNIRNMI; this is encoded by the coding sequence ATGACAATGCAATTCGACATCTTGATTTTGGGTTCGGGGCCTGCGGCCACCCGTATTGCTGAGCAGTGCGCGGAGAGATATCAGGTCGCGGTTATCGATTCGCAGGAGATTGGCGGGACCTGTGCGTTACACGGCTGCAATCCAAAAAAAGTTCTGGTTCACGCTGCAGAATTAGTGGACAGGACGCGACGGTCGAAAGGGCAACTGATTGATGATAACAGCCGCGCCAGCATTAACTGGTCACAATTAATCGCATTTAAAGAGACATTCACAAAACCGGTGACATCTCAAAAGACAAAAAAGTTTAAAAAGAAAAACATCAGCATTTTCCAGGGAGAGGCTCGATTCACGGGATTAAAAACCATCGAAGTCGATGGTGCTGAACTCGAAGGTGAAAAAATTGTGATCTGCACGGGGGCCAGACCAGCGCCGCTGAAGATTACCGGGGAGGATTTAATCACTCACAGCGATCAATTTCTGCAATGCAACCGCTTACCAGCGGAGCTGATTTTTATTGGAGGTGGTTATATTTCATTTGAATTTGCTCACGTGGCGCAGCGTGCAGGTTCAGCAGTCACAGTAATGGACCACAACGAACAACCTCTGAGTGGTTTTGAACCTTCTTTAGTCGAGAGGCTTGTGGACTATTCGCGTACCCTGGGAATCGAATTCGCTCTATCTTCGAATGTGCAGTCCTTAGTCAAAAATAAAAACAGGAAACTACAACTGACCGCGAAACAAAAGGGGATGCAGAAAGAGTATTTTGCAGACATGGTCGTGCACGGTGCCGGTCGCGTCCCGGCGACCGAGGGGCTCGATCTGGAACAGGCTGCGGTAGAATATGATGAAAAGGGAATCAAAGTCAATCAATTTATGCAGAGCATTTCCAACGCGCATATCTATGCCGCCGGAGACGTCGTTGACACTGATCAACCTAAACTGACCCCCGTTGCGAATCAGCAGGCCTATACTGTTGTGAAAAATATAATCGAAGGGAATCATGCGACGCCCGATTACGGAGTGGTGCCTCGCGTATTGTTTAGTGTGCCTCAACTGGCGTCGGTAGGGATGGATGAAGCGCAGGCCAGTGAAGCAGGATACGATTTCAAAGTCCAGACTGATGACATGAGCAGCTGGGGTTCGCTCCGTAAAGTGGGAGTCACCTGTGCTGCATATAAGATTCTCATTGAAAGGCAGACGGATCAGGTTCTGGGAGCGCACCTGCTCGCCCCTGATGCTGCAGAAACCATCAATCTGTTTGCGCTGGGTATGAAGTTCCGCCTGACCGCAACAGATCTCAAATCGGTCCTGTTTGCATTCCCCACATCCGCATCAAATATTCGAAACATGATTTGA
- a CDS encoding DUF1501 domain-containing protein: MHTIPHQTRREALFSLGASLGSLAFTSLLGAEQSAAASETGPLTQKTPQHRPRAKNVIMLFMEGGPGQMDTFDPKPDLTRLHKQESKLTGGLEKGFKFFVGSPFGFQKPADTGIEMCDQWKYLSDPFVANELCNFRGCQAESLNHPEALFHMNTGSRLGGDPALGSWATYGLGTENQNLPGYVVMTELALPQGGPTNWSNGFLPPHFQGTRLRPEGSPILDLAAPGFKSRQHQLRTLEELSRLNADHLQTLGVQDQKLEARMQSYELAFRMQTEVPNVLNLSRETARTQEMYGLNEPETSGFGRQCLMARRLVENGVRFVQIFSGGWDSHDYLERGHSSRIKSVDKPMAGLIRDLKSRGMLDDTLVIWTGEFGRTPDNNKRGGVYSLGRGHNNQAMTMLLAGGGVKPGVVGATDELGARAVECVHPIRDLHVTLLHLLGLDDNKLTYLHAGRFKQLSQFGGLVIQEMIA; this comes from the coding sequence ATGCACACGATACCACACCAGACACGTCGGGAAGCACTCTTCAGCCTGGGTGCCTCTCTGGGGAGCCTTGCCTTCACTTCACTGCTCGGCGCAGAACAGTCTGCAGCTGCCAGCGAGACAGGACCGTTGACTCAGAAAACGCCACAGCACCGCCCCCGGGCCAAAAACGTGATCATGCTCTTCATGGAAGGAGGTCCCGGGCAGATGGATACATTCGATCCCAAGCCCGATCTGACCCGCCTGCACAAACAGGAATCCAAACTGACCGGCGGCCTGGAAAAAGGCTTCAAGTTTTTCGTCGGCAGCCCATTTGGGTTTCAAAAACCTGCTGACACGGGAATTGAAATGTGTGACCAATGGAAATACCTGTCCGATCCATTCGTCGCTAATGAACTCTGTAACTTCCGTGGTTGCCAGGCGGAATCGTTGAATCACCCGGAAGCCCTGTTCCACATGAATACCGGCAGTCGTCTCGGCGGTGATCCTGCTCTCGGCTCCTGGGCGACCTACGGTCTCGGGACCGAGAATCAGAACCTGCCCGGCTACGTCGTGATGACCGAACTCGCGCTGCCCCAGGGAGGTCCCACCAACTGGAGTAACGGATTTCTGCCTCCCCATTTCCAGGGAACGCGTCTGCGTCCGGAAGGCTCTCCGATTCTCGACCTCGCCGCCCCGGGTTTCAAATCGCGTCAACACCAGCTACGCACACTGGAAGAACTGTCGCGACTGAACGCCGACCACCTGCAAACGCTCGGCGTACAGGATCAGAAACTAGAGGCCCGCATGCAGAGCTACGAACTTGCTTTTCGCATGCAGACAGAAGTCCCCAATGTCCTGAATCTTTCCCGTGAAACAGCCCGCACGCAGGAAATGTACGGTTTAAATGAACCGGAGACCAGTGGCTTTGGTCGCCAGTGCCTGATGGCGCGACGACTGGTCGAAAACGGGGTTCGCTTCGTGCAGATCTTCAGCGGCGGCTGGGACAGCCATGATTACCTGGAACGTGGGCACTCCTCGCGAATCAAAAGCGTCGATAAACCGATGGCGGGCCTGATCCGCGACCTGAAAAGCCGCGGCATGCTGGATGACACGCTTGTCATCTGGACGGGAGAATTTGGCCGGACCCCGGACAACAATAAACGGGGCGGCGTCTATTCCCTCGGACGCGGGCACAATAATCAGGCGATGACCATGTTGCTGGCGGGCGGAGGTGTGAAGCCGGGAGTCGTCGGAGCCACCGATGAACTCGGGGCCCGCGCAGTTGAATGCGTACACCCGATTCGTGATCTCCACGTCACACTCTTGCATCTTCTCGGCCTGGATGACAATAAGCTGACCTACCTCCATGCGGGACGCTTTAAACAGCTCAGTCAGTTTGGCGGCCTGGTGATTCAGGAAATGATTGCCTGA
- a CDS encoding sigma-70 family RNA polymerase sigma factor, translating into MEQTQNTEHFVKLLTEHQNRLYGYIYSLLGDRSRSADVVQETNLVLWRKFAEFDPQRPFLPWAFSIARFQVLAHLRDHKRDRMLLNEELVQTLAEETEREAERLGSFQTALRQCLQQLPESHQSLIKQRYFKSQPVSDIAETLNRSAGTVKVSLLRIRRQLAECVEKRLVGGSNG; encoded by the coding sequence ATGGAACAGACTCAAAACACCGAACATTTTGTCAAACTCCTGACCGAACATCAGAACCGACTTTATGGATACATCTATTCGTTGCTCGGAGATCGCAGCCGGTCGGCGGACGTCGTCCAGGAAACGAACCTCGTTCTTTGGCGAAAGTTCGCTGAATTCGATCCACAGCGTCCTTTTTTACCCTGGGCTTTCTCGATTGCACGGTTCCAGGTATTGGCGCATCTCCGCGATCACAAACGAGATCGCATGCTGCTGAACGAAGAACTGGTTCAGACGCTCGCCGAAGAAACAGAACGAGAAGCCGAACGGCTCGGTTCCTTCCAGACTGCCCTTCGACAATGCCTGCAACAACTGCCCGAGTCTCACCAAAGCCTGATCAAACAGCGTTACTTCAAGTCGCAACCGGTAAGCGACATCGCTGAAACATTAAACCGGTCGGCAGGAACCGTCAAAGTTTCGTTATTACGTATTCGCAGACAACTGGCTGAGTGCGTCGAAAAGCGACTGGTGGGGGGTTCAAATGGTTGA